In one Lolium rigidum isolate FL_2022 chromosome 3, APGP_CSIRO_Lrig_0.1, whole genome shotgun sequence genomic region, the following are encoded:
- the LOC124697151 gene encoding oleosin 18 kDa-like has translation MADRGSYGQHGQYGYGSRQQGQYGGQYGSGRPITDQVKGMLPEKGPSASQALTVATLFPLGGFLLVLSGLLLAGTVVGLALATPVFLLFSPVLVPAALTIGLAVTGFLTSGALGLGGLSSLTVLANTARQAFQKTPDYVEEARRRMAEAAAAAGQKTEQAGQAIQSRAQEAGAGTGGHTGGGGAHTGTHTGAGGAHTGTHTGAGAKGSS, from the coding sequence ATGGCGGATCGCGGGAGCTACGGGCAGCACGGCCAGTACGGCTACGGCAGCAGGCAGCAAGGCCAGTACGGCGGGCAGTACGGCAGCGGGCGCCCGATCACCGACCAGGTGAAGGGGATGCTCCCGGAGAAGGGCCCCTCGGCGTCGCAGGCGCTGACGGTGGCGACGCTGTTCCCGCTGGGCGGCTTCCTGCTGGTGCTGTCCGGGCTGCTGCTGGCGGGCACCGTGGTGGGGCTCGCACTCGCCACCCCGGTGTTCCTGCTCTTCAGCCCCGTCCTGGTCCCGGCGGCGCTCACCATCGGGCTGGCCGTGACCGGGTTCCTCACCTCGGGCGCGCTCGGGCTGGGCGGCCTCTCGTCGCTCACGGTGCTCGCCAACACGGCGCGCCAGGCGTTCCAGAAGACGCCAGACTACGTGGAGGAGGCGAGGCGCAGGATGGCcgaggccgcggcggccgcgGGGCAGAAGACGGAGCAGGCGGGGCAGGCCATCCAGAGCCGCGCGCAGGAGGCCGGCGCCGGAACGGGCGGCcacaccggcggaggcggcgctcaCACCGGCACCCACACTGGCGCAGGCGGCGCTCACACCGGCACCCACACCGGCGCAGGCGCCAAGGGGTCGTCTTAA